The stretch of DNA CATAAACTGGGCTATCTTACTTCATCTACTGTATTTATGGAAGCTGGAATCCCGCATATTTTAATGCAGAAGGAATTAATTACAAAGCTTGAAGAGGTTGAGTAAAGTGGGATGCCTCTTTATGTATCAGGAGGTTCCGGTTAGAGCCGGAGTTTTTGCAATGGAAGGCATGACTAGCAAGCGCGTCATGCTTTTCTCGCAATGATTGTCCAATATTCGACATCGCCCGCATGCTGCTCTTGGATGACTCCACCCAATGGATATCCTCCATTCTGCCAAACGTTTTCTTGAAACGGTTGGAGTCCATCCTGGATTGTTTCTTGCAAACTATCCTCTTTCGTTAAGGAAGGAGTAACAACGCAGTTTTCTAAGTAAGACGTAGTCCAACCTTGAGGCTTATACAATTGATAGTTGTTCACCATCTCCAACACAGTAAAGCCTTGGCTCTCTAATAAAAGCCCAGCTTCTTTTGGAAGCATGAGACTCATCTCGCGATCCACGCGATACCTGCCCTCGCTGTTCCGGTTGACGAATTTTTCAAATGTCGCTTCATAGTAGTAGACTTGCCGGGTCAAAGAAGTCCCTCCCCGGATATCCAAAGAGATTTCTTGGCGATTCATCAATTTCTTCCGATGGCTGAAAGTCCATTCCCGGCTCACTGGCGGCAAGATAATGTCAACCGCCAAAATCCCATCTTTTTTCAAATGGCTATGTACTTTCTGAAGTAGCCCAACTTGTTCGCTCATTGCTGTAAAATGCTGGAGGAATCCGTCAGGCAAGAGAATATGTGAAAAGGTTTTGGGGAGCTCCAGCTGCAGAGCATCCATTTCAACGACCTCAAGTAAAGAAGGGCGATTTCTGAACAAGGCCTTCGCTTTTTTCTTCGCAAACTTTAACATGTCGCCGCTATTATCAATACCTGTCACCGGGATGCCCCTTCGGCTGATTTCGATTGCGATGCGTCCTGTGCCCACCCCAACCTCCAGCACATGTTGAGCCGATTCGTCACGCTCCAGTAAATCACCATAAAAAGAAATCCCAGACTTCCCTGCAAATTGATCATAATAATCCGCTTCCATGCTTTCATAGATGGCGCTCAACTCTTTCACGTGCCTCTCCCCCTGCATCCCGCAGCGGTTGCACAAGCTGCCAGCCAGTTCGTGTAAGGATGTCCCTTTAGGCACTCCATTTCTCGTATCCCCAAACCATTCACTGTAGATAAATCCACACACTTGGCAATTGGTTACCGACATTCAAAGTCCTCCTTTAGATTGCTATCATTTTTCATATAAAAAAACTTGCAATCCCATTGAGGACTGCATGCTTAGCGGGGAAAGTATATGGCCATCCTAAAAAGTCCGGCTTATTCTTTCCATAAACACATTACAGTTCAGTCCATGTCACTTGAAGCTCAATCACGCCATCACGATTAGACAATAGTCCTCCAATCATTGACCAATCAGAGTTTCTATCTTGATCTATTCCTTGAATTATAACATTTTTTCATCAATAATTTGCGTTTCTTCCGATAATTCATCAAAATAATCAGTATACATTTTTGTTACTTCATCCATACTTTTCTCTGTTTCAAAGATTAGAAGTGCTTTTTTTTTGCCACCGTCCATTCCTAAAGTGGAGGTCGTAATTTTACTGTCTTCCGGCAATGGAAAATCCTCGGGCAAATGGATTTGCTTTTCTTCCTCGCTATCCAAGGGTGATTGATCATCCGACTTCACATTCGAGACCGCTTCCTGTTGTTTGCTTTCTCTTGCAGCAGGTTGTACGAAGCTTTCTGTTGAATTTTCGTGTTCAACAAGATTCTTATCTTTAGATGCAGTCGTTTGACACCCGCTTATAATAAGCGCTAATAAAAAGAGGATTCCTATACGCAGTCCGCAGCACCTATTCAGCACAGCATCCACCCCTATCCCATCAGAAAAATTTTACTGTTTCAAAGTCTCTTATTACGATGCGACTTGAAAAACTATAGGTGTATTCTCCTTACTTCCATGTATACGTATGTTGACTTTTTTCAACCTGGACTATTAGAGTCAAGTAAATTAGAGTTGAAAGATAGGTTGATAAGAATTATTACGGGTTAACATATTTGCGGAGAGTACATGAAATAAAGGTATCAGCTGATTCCTTTATTTCATGTATGACGGAACGTTATTGGGAAAAGAGGAAATAGTACTGCCCTGTTGGTTAAGTGGGATTGGGCAACTCAAGAATTCTTTCCGACTACTTGGAGCGGTCACGGCCAAGGGGGACAATTAGCGGCGTATCGGTTATCGGATCTTGAATGACTTTGCATTTCAGTCCGAACACTTCCTCGACAAGTTCTTCCGTAACAATGTCGGATGGGTTGCCTTGAGCAATCACCTTGCCCGCTTTCATAGCAATCAGATGAGTGGCATAGCGTGCAGCATGATTTAAATCATGAAGCACAGCTACTAACGTATTTCCCTGTTCGTTAAGATCTGTAAATAATTCGAGCAGTTCAATTTGGTGGGAGATATCCAAGTAAGTGGTCGGCTCGTCCAGCAAAAGCAATGGCGTTTGCTGGGCAAGCACCATCGCCACCCAGACTCGCTGTCGCTGCCCTCCGGAAAGCTCATCGACATAGCGATTGGCAATATCTAATGTATTGGTCAGCTCCATCGCTGTTAATACGGCGTGTTCATCTGCCTCCGTCCATTGCTGAATAAGATTTTGATAGGGATAACGTCCATGTGCCACTAAATTCGCAACAGTGATTCCATCAGGAGCAATGGATGATTGCGGCAATAGCCCAAGCTTTTTTGCTACCTCTTTTGATTTATATGAACTTATCTCTTTACCATCCAAAAGTACATGACCAGCTGAAGGTTTGATCAGATTGGAAAGGGTACGTAACAGGGTGGATTTTCCACACGCATTCGGTCCGATAATGACTGTAAAGGATTTGTCCGGTATTTCAATTGAGAGTTTTTCGAAGATCACTCTTTGATCGTATTGAGCGGTGATATTTTCAACTCCAAGACGCGAATGCACATGTAAAGTCGTCTGTCCTTGTCTATCTGTTTTTGGTCTACCCATAAGCAATTACAACCTCTTTCAAGAATATAAG from Bacillus sp. OxB-1 encodes:
- a CDS encoding methyltransferase domain-containing protein, with the protein product MSVTNCQVCGFIYSEWFGDTRNGVPKGTSLHELAGSLCNRCGMQGERHVKELSAIYESMEADYYDQFAGKSGISFYGDLLERDESAQHVLEVGVGTGRIAIEISRRGIPVTGIDNSGDMLKFAKKKAKALFRNRPSLLEVVEMDALQLELPKTFSHILLPDGFLQHFTAMSEQVGLLQKVHSHLKKDGILAVDIILPPVSREWTFSHRKKLMNRQEISLDIRGGTSLTRQVYYYEATFEKFVNRNSEGRYRVDREMSLMLPKEAGLLLESQGFTVLEMVNNYQLYKPQGWTTSYLENCVVTPSLTKEDSLQETIQDGLQPFQENVWQNGGYPLGGVIQEQHAGDVEYWTIIARKA
- a CDS encoding ABC transporter ATP-binding protein, which gives rise to MGRPKTDRQGQTTLHVHSRLGVENITAQYDQRVIFEKLSIEIPDKSFTVIIGPNACGKSTLLRTLSNLIKPSAGHVLLDGKEISSYKSKEVAKKLGLLPQSSIAPDGITVANLVAHGRYPYQNLIQQWTEADEHAVLTAMELTNTLDIANRYVDELSGGQRQRVWVAMVLAQQTPLLLLDEPTTYLDISHQIELLELFTDLNEQGNTLVAVLHDLNHAARYATHLIAMKAGKVIAQGNPSDIVTEELVEEVFGLKCKVIQDPITDTPLIVPLGRDRSK